A stretch of the bacterium genome encodes the following:
- a CDS encoding O-antigen ligase family protein, protein MPRRTTKKHPSQSQSNRLISGASLQAIARGIVYALLIGMPFHAFVVVVLGYFIGSQLIFASWKEVLIIALCFLALIKSVYDGWQWVYRPANWLVLATILFGVVGAFTHAGLDLSIAFFAGVKTTVLPWVLFLAVQPFASIVRWRRVRALVLGVALVVSVLALIQFFIVPTAWLQSVGYSSDTINAYQSVNFGGEFGRTFATLGGPNQLGAYLILPTLWLLAIALTAEQRQKRLTAASGAVIAAAALAVTFSRSAMIGLLIACLVLLGLYVPRKYQPWYVLMGVISTMAVWTWVQELVRVPGSFIQRYFSRGEVNQGGVIIGSDEGHVYAWQQGMQLVAQSPFGQGFGSAGPASKYGGNFVVTENWFVQLLLEVGWFGAATYAMLVVELWRTWWLASDRVSKVLFASLVGILIANLFLHTWADSTLAIIWWALAGLSYGAGRERGHDGA, encoded by the coding sequence ATGCCACGCCGAACGACCAAAAAGCACCCCTCTCAGAGTCAAAGTAATCGTCTCATTTCTGGGGCATCCCTGCAGGCTATAGCGCGTGGTATTGTGTATGCGCTTTTGATCGGCATGCCATTTCATGCTTTTGTAGTGGTGGTACTGGGATATTTTATCGGCTCACAGCTTATATTTGCTAGCTGGAAAGAAGTTTTGATTATTGCTTTGTGCTTCCTGGCGCTCATAAAGAGTGTCTATGATGGCTGGCAATGGGTATATCGGCCGGCCAACTGGCTCGTGCTAGCCACGATACTGTTTGGTGTTGTCGGCGCATTCACTCATGCAGGCTTGGATCTTTCCATCGCGTTCTTTGCAGGAGTTAAGACAACAGTCTTGCCGTGGGTTCTGTTTCTAGCGGTACAGCCATTTGCTTCGATTGTACGGTGGCGTCGGGTGCGTGCCTTGGTGCTTGGTGTAGCGCTCGTGGTATCGGTTTTGGCCTTGATTCAGTTTTTCATTGTTCCAACCGCGTGGCTGCAATCAGTTGGGTATTCATCAGACACTATTAATGCCTATCAGAGTGTGAACTTTGGGGGTGAATTCGGTCGCACATTTGCTACATTGGGGGGTCCGAATCAGCTGGGTGCCTATCTCATATTACCGACATTATGGCTACTAGCAATCGCACTGACCGCAGAACAACGCCAGAAACGCTTAACCGCTGCGAGTGGCGCGGTGATCGCAGCGGCGGCATTAGCTGTGACCTTCTCGCGTAGTGCCATGATTGGTCTCTTGATCGCATGTCTGGTTCTTCTGGGGCTGTACGTTCCTCGTAAATATCAACCATGGTATGTACTGATGGGTGTGATATCAACTATGGCAGTCTGGACTTGGGTACAAGAGCTCGTGCGCGTGCCGGGGTCGTTTATTCAGCGCTACTTTAGCCGCGGCGAGGTTAATCAGGGGGGGGTAATCATTGGTTCAGATGAGGGGCACGTGTATGCGTGGCAGCAGGGGATGCAACTGGTCGCTCAGAGTCCTTTCGGGCAAGGGTTTGGCTCTGCCGGACCGGCGAGTAAGTATGGTGGTAATTTTGTCGTAACTGAGAATTGGTTTGTGCAGCTGCTTCTCGAAGTTGGTTGGTTTGGAGCTGCTACCTATGCGATGCTGGTTGTCGAGCTATGGCGGACGTGGTGGCTTGCGAGCGACCGCGTTTCAAAAGTATTATTTGCAAGTCTGGTTGGTATTTTGATCGCAAATCTATTCCTACACACCTGGGCTGATTCAACGCTAGCGATTATTTGGTGGGCCCTCGCCGGCTTGAGCTATGGTGCTGGGCGTGAGCGGGGGCATGATGGCGCGTAA